One segment of Thermodesulfobacteriota bacterium DNA contains the following:
- a CDS encoding AbrB/MazE/SpoVT family DNA-binding domain-containing protein → MQTVKVSPKYQVVIHREIRKLLGIKPGQEVQIIQYENRIELIPLKSVKKMRGFLKGIDTTVERDQDGV, encoded by the coding sequence ATGCAAACAGTAAAAGTTTCACCTAAGTATCAGGTGGTTATTCACCGCGAAATTCGTAAGCTGCTTGGCATTAAACCTGGTCAAGAAGTTCAGATTATCCAATACGAAAACCGCATCGAGTTGATTCCCCTTAAGTCGGTTAAGAAGATGCGTGGCTTTCTGAAGGGCATAGACACGACTGTAGAGCGAGACCAAGACGGAGTATGA
- a CDS encoding SLC13 family permease gives MPLDAWVVLVVIMLTIGSLIFTRISPDLILVGALTVLLAARVVSPTEALSGLSNPGLATVGVLYVVVAGLRDTGAVSAIGQWLLGRPKSIIAAQLRLMLPIASISAFLNNTPIVAMMVPVVEEWCKRNQFSPSKFMIPLSYATIFGGTCSLIGTSTNLIVYGLVLKDTDLGRIGFFEIALVGIPSAVLGILYLLITSKWLLPERKGLLREVEDPREYTIEMLVEESSPLVGKTIEEAGLRHLPGAYLAEIERGDSVIPSVAPTERLKGGDRLIFFGIVESVVDLVKIKGLVPAPDQLFKLNTPRVERRLIEAVVSDTCPAVRKTIRDARFRSRYDAVVIAVARNGERVRGKLGDIILRPGDTLLLEARPSFVEQHRNSRDFLLVSAIEDSAPPRHDRAILSFVILAAMVAVAAFEILSMLEAAMIAAALMIITRCTTGSSARQSIDWSVLIVIGAAIGVGQALESTGAAGQIANSWISLAGNDPWLALVAVYFITSAFTEFITNNAAAVLIFPIAQATAESLGVSFSPFVFAIMMAASASFATPIGYQTNLMVYGPGGYRFTDYVRIGLPLNILLGIAAVLIIPIFWPF, from the coding sequence TTGCCTTTAGACGCCTGGGTAGTGCTGGTAGTAATTATGTTAACGATCGGGTCTTTGATATTTACCCGAATAAGCCCGGACTTGATTCTGGTAGGGGCTCTAACGGTACTTCTTGCGGCCAGGGTTGTCTCTCCCACCGAGGCACTATCCGGTCTATCCAACCCCGGTCTGGCCACGGTGGGCGTGCTGTACGTGGTTGTGGCTGGACTTAGAGATACGGGCGCTGTTTCCGCAATAGGGCAGTGGCTGCTCGGCCGTCCGAAATCAATTATCGCTGCTCAGTTGCGGCTGATGTTGCCCATTGCCAGTATCAGCGCATTCCTCAACAACACCCCGATAGTGGCGATGATGGTCCCGGTAGTCGAAGAATGGTGTAAAAGAAATCAGTTTTCGCCCTCTAAGTTCATGATCCCTTTAAGCTATGCCACGATTTTTGGTGGCACGTGCTCGCTTATCGGTACCAGCACAAACCTTATTGTATATGGGTTGGTCCTGAAAGATACCGACCTTGGACGTATCGGTTTTTTCGAAATAGCTTTAGTCGGTATTCCTAGCGCGGTTTTGGGAATTTTGTATCTGCTCATAACCAGCAAATGGCTTCTCCCCGAGCGTAAGGGTCTCCTCCGGGAAGTAGAGGATCCTAGAGAGTATACGATCGAGATGCTTGTGGAGGAATCGAGCCCTCTTGTGGGCAAGACCATAGAGGAGGCCGGTCTTCGTCACTTGCCCGGGGCATATCTGGCGGAGATAGAGCGTGGAGATTCGGTTATCCCTTCCGTCGCTCCTACGGAGCGGCTCAAGGGTGGTGACCGGTTAATCTTCTTCGGAATAGTCGAATCCGTCGTTGACCTGGTAAAGATAAAGGGATTGGTTCCGGCTCCCGACCAGCTCTTCAAACTAAATACTCCCCGGGTAGAGCGAAGACTTATCGAGGCGGTTGTCTCGGATACGTGCCCGGCAGTAAGAAAGACCATCCGCGATGCCCGTTTTCGCTCGCGCTACGATGCTGTTGTGATTGCGGTTGCTAGAAATGGAGAAAGAGTGCGGGGTAAATTGGGTGACATTATACTCCGTCCTGGTGATACTCTTCTTCTCGAAGCTCGTCCCTCGTTTGTCGAACAGCATCGGAACTCCCGAGATTTTCTCCTGGTAAGCGCTATCGAGGATTCCGCTCCACCGCGGCACGATAGGGCAATTCTCTCCTTCGTGATCCTTGCTGCTATGGTTGCCGTCGCCGCATTTGAAATCCTTTCCATGTTAGAAGCAGCCATGATAGCAGCAGCCCTCATGATAATCACCCGATGTACCACTGGCTCTTCCGCTAGACAGAGCATTGACTGGTCGGTGCTGATTGTAATAGGGGCGGCTATCGGGGTAGGGCAGGCTCTAGAATCCACCGGGGCTGCCGGGCAAATAGCGAATTCATGGATAAGTCTAGCTGGCAATGACCCATGGCTGGCGCTGGTGGCGGTCTATTTTATCACCAGCGCTTTTACTGAGTTTATAACAAACAATGCCGCCGCCGTCCTGATTTTCCCGATTGCACAGGCTACTGCAGAAAGTCTTGGAGTGAGTTTTTCGCCGTTTGTCTTTGCCATCATGATGGCGGCTTCGGCGAGCTTCGCCACTCCCATCGGCTATCAGACAAATCTTATGGTCTATGGTCCAGGAGGCTACCGTTTTACGGATTACGTGCGTATAGGACTGCCGCTAAACATTTTGCTCGGTATAGCTGCGGTTTTAATCATCCCAATCTTCTGGCCTTTTTAA
- a CDS encoding MBL fold metallo-hydrolase codes for MTQPSWLQFFQRQFPSANMVLIRGDRPILVDTGFGSDFLLTERLLQEADVHPKRLHLVVNTHYHSDHVGGNSELLRRYGVQTATHRWEASLINNRDPEACCAKWLDQPVEPYQVTRYLSDGEEIDTGNLGFHVLHTPGHTLGHIVLYEPKEQVLLCGDAVHGNDVAWLNPFREGVGSLQRAIESLDRLARLRIRLAYSGHGPAIENPYAAIDAARYRYEKWLDDPLKAAWHACKRIFAYALILKNGLPKNEISQYLLSCPWFQDYSRHVFGFEPPDFIEPLLSEMLRSGAARYEKEKLVAQVPHNPPSASWRAGIPWPQDWPKKS; via the coding sequence ATGACGCAACCATCTTGGTTACAGTTCTTTCAACGCCAGTTCCCAAGTGCTAATATGGTGTTAATTCGAGGTGACCGTCCTATATTGGTAGATACCGGGTTTGGTAGTGACTTTCTTTTAACAGAGCGATTACTGCAAGAGGCGGACGTTCACCCAAAACGGCTTCATCTTGTGGTTAATACCCACTATCACAGTGACCATGTGGGAGGCAATAGTGAATTACTAAGGCGCTATGGTGTACAAACTGCCACCCACCGCTGGGAAGCAAGCCTGATCAACAATAGAGACCCAGAAGCATGCTGTGCTAAGTGGTTAGACCAACCTGTCGAACCTTACCAGGTGACCCGCTATTTGTCTGATGGAGAGGAAATTGACACCGGTAATTTAGGATTTCATGTACTACACACTCCCGGACACACGCTGGGACACATCGTTCTTTATGAACCCAAAGAGCAGGTTTTACTCTGTGGCGATGCCGTGCATGGAAACGACGTGGCATGGCTCAATCCCTTCAGGGAAGGAGTTGGCTCGCTTCAAAGAGCCATAGAGTCGCTCGACCGGCTGGCCAGGCTACGGATACGATTGGCCTATTCCGGTCACGGGCCTGCAATAGAGAATCCCTACGCAGCCATTGATGCTGCCCGGTATCGCTATGAGAAATGGCTAGATGACCCGCTAAAGGCAGCATGGCACGCCTGTAAGCGTATTTTCGCCTACGCACTCATTTTAAAGAATGGATTGCCAAAAAACGAAATAAGCCAATACTTGCTGAGTTGCCCGTGGTTCCAGGACTACAGCCGTCATGTATTCGGATTTGAACCACCTGACTTTATTGAACCTCTATTGAGCGAAATGTTGCGGTCTGGCGCAGCAAGATACGAAAAAGAGAAATTGGTAGCTCAGGTTCCCCATAACCCACCATCTGCGTCGTGGCGAGCGGGTATACCCTGGCCCCAGGATTGGCCCAAGAAGTCATGA